One genomic segment of Microbacterium sp. BLY includes these proteins:
- a CDS encoding alpha/beta fold hydrolase — protein sequence MTTTANTPPLLLIAGHWLGGWAWDETREHLHADGLRAVAMTLPGLDPEDPDRTTRTLDDQAAAIRDVIAQHGDQPVVLVAHSGANAPVSLILDRHPEFVARVVWVDSGPVASGSVFAPDLPEEVREVALPPFEVLGQQASLDGLSPDVLTRFRTRAVPEPASVMRAPVVLDNDARHAVPTTLVCCSLSTEQVQAWAEAGHPMFAEVALLENVEMIDLPTGHWPQWSRPRDLADVIRTAASRTR from the coding sequence GGACGAGACCAGGGAACACCTCCACGCCGACGGCCTCCGTGCCGTCGCGATGACTCTGCCCGGCCTCGACCCGGAAGACCCCGACCGGACCACGAGAACTCTCGACGACCAGGCCGCGGCGATCCGTGACGTCATCGCGCAGCATGGCGACCAGCCGGTGGTGCTCGTCGCGCACAGTGGTGCCAACGCTCCCGTCAGCCTCATCCTCGATCGGCATCCCGAGTTCGTCGCCCGGGTGGTGTGGGTCGACTCGGGCCCGGTGGCGAGCGGCAGCGTTTTCGCCCCTGACCTTCCGGAGGAGGTGCGAGAGGTGGCTCTCCCCCCGTTCGAGGTACTCGGGCAGCAGGCGAGCCTCGACGGCCTGAGCCCCGACGTCCTCACGCGATTCCGGACGCGTGCGGTGCCGGAGCCGGCGTCCGTGATGCGGGCGCCGGTCGTGCTCGACAACGACGCCCGCCATGCCGTTCCCACGACTCTGGTCTGCTGCTCCCTCTCGACCGAGCAGGTGCAGGCGTGGGCCGAGGCCGGCCACCCCATGTTCGCCGAGGTCGCCCTGCTCGAGAACGTCGAGATGATCGATCTCCCCACCGGGCACTGGCCGCAGTGGAGCCGGCCGCGCGACCTCGCCGACGTCATCCGAACGGCCGCGTCACGCACCCGCTGA